A region of Leishmania panamensis strain MHOM/PA/94/PSC-1 chromosome 33 sequence DNA encodes the following proteins:
- a CDS encoding membrane transporter, putative (TriTrypDB/GeneDB-style sysID: LpmP.33.0760) yields the protein MRLFLELPSAVWAVLAIEFLERLGYYAVALSLFTYCTVMLQTGPAAANALINIVYILVPAAALLASGVADSRVGRSRVLAIALAAYTASLLLLCVSATPWLYTSFPLGAQWSSKALFAVALVGFSAGYGSMKVCINPIMADCVTLHYRTAFIGLPTIVDSWEARAEMNAVSVVKAAKLPTREMASLSGATRKGVVANATGAASEASSHDVSSYDSITETDTATSLYEKEHVTTALSRLFVYTYWVGNVGGLVGSFVAPLLRNFESRRLVQGSEEYTTGYYYSFLLAALSVGLGGGFLYWCFAWLPSNAPAPKFVLIRVIMLALQNRWAVMRGSVRVVPGTRDGISEPQDWLDYACVRLHPTSSGTGGISANHAVLADAAAAFECSTSTVYGSSCSSTLDDVDGDASNTSLWVADCRTTLRACKAFIALPIYWLICNQFSTNLMYQAEALDMPVSVPKELFNNINTATMLLFLALWDLWLLPRVLLHRVPSACLRIMAGFGCMCASMLWCGFLQCTLTDCGYYEGEDSYVLRDGQRKLSAGWLIVPYILQGLASAFVDPTVMEVAYRDTPERMKGTVMGLYWFASSASGFLGFALSPVMKPQNAAPLFFSFAVAQMVVAALFYRANSGC from the coding sequence ATGAGGCTGTTTCTTGAGCTGCCCAGCGCCGTCTGGGCCGTGCTTGCCATCGAGTTTCTCGAGCGTCTCGGCTACTACGCTGttgccctttctcttttcacctACTGCACCGTCATGCTCCAGACGGGTCCCGCGGCAGCGAATGCGCTGATTAACATCGTGTACATCCTCGtccccgctgcagcgctccttGCGTCGGGTGTGGCGGATAGCCGGGTTGGTCGGTCGCGTGTACTGGCCATTGCGCTGGCCGCTTACACAGCCTCGCTGCTCCTTTTGTGCGTGTCAGCCACCCCCTGGCTCTacacctccttccccctcggTGCGCAGTGGAGTAGTAAGGCCCTGTTCGCTGTGGCACTGGTTGGGTTCAGTGCTGGATACGGTTCGATGAAGGTGTGCATCAACCCGATCATGGCAGATTGCGTCACGCTACATTACCGCACTGCATTTATTGGGCTACCAACCATCGTTGACAGCTGGGAGGCAAGGGCAGAGATGAATGCTGTGAGTGTTGTAAAGGCTGCCAAGCTCCCCACACGTGAGATGGCCTCCTTGTCAGGTGCGACGCGCAAGGGTGTCGTTGCCAATGCGACTGGAGCAGCGAGTGAAGCGTCGAGCCACGACGTCTCGTCTTACGACTCCATTACCGAGACAGACACCGCTACGTCTCTCTACGAGAAGGAGCACGTGACTACGGCCCTCTCCCGCCTGTTTGTGTACACCTACTGGGTGGGAAACGTTGGCGGTCTCGTTGGCAGCTTtgtcgcaccgctgctgcgcaattTCGagagccgccgcctcgtgcAGGGAAGTGAGGAGTATACAACTGGCTACTACTACAGCTTCCTGCTGGCAGCCTTGTCGGTCGGCCTCGGTGGTGGTTTCCTCTACTGGTGCTTTGCCTGGCTGCCCAGCAACGCGCCAGCACCTAAGTTTGTGCTGATTCGTGTGATTATGCTCGCGCTGCAAAATAGGTGGGCGGTGATGCGAGgcagtgtgcgtgtggtgccAGGCACTCGCGATGGCATCTCTGAACCCCAAGACTGGCTCGACTATGCGTGTGTCAGGCTACACCCGACTTCATCTGGGACGGGGGGCATCTCTGCCAACCACGCCGTTCttgccgacgccgctgcggccttCGAGTGTTCTACCTCGACTGTGTATGGTTCGAGCTGTAGCAGCACCCTTGATGACGTTGACGGTGATGCCTCTAACACCTCACTCTGGGTGGCCGACTGCCGCACGACGCTGCGAGCCTGCAAGGCCTTCATTGCCCTGCCCATTTACTGGCTAATCTGTAATCAGTTCAGCACGAACCTCATGTATCAGGCCGAAGCCTTGGATATGCCAGTGAGCGTGCCGAAGGAACTCTTCAACAACATCAACACCGCCACCatgctgctcttcttggCTCTTTGGGATTTGTGGCTGCTCCCACGCGttctgctgcaccgcgttCCCTCTGCCTGTCTTCGGATTATGGCAGGGTTTGGGTGCATGTGCGCCTCCATGCTGTGGTGCGGGTTCTTACAGTGCACCTTAACTGACTGTGGCTACTACGAAGGTGAGGATAGTTACGTGCTCCGCGATGGCCAACGGAAGCTGTCGGCAGGGTGGCTGATCGTGCCGTACATTCTGCAAGGActcgcctccgccttcgtGGACCCGACAGTAATGGAGGTGGCATACCGAGACACCCCGGAGCGGATGAAGGGGACGGTCATGGGGCTGTACTGGTTCGCCTCCAGTGCAAGCGGATTTCTCggcttcgctctctcaccGGTGATGAAGCCGCAGAACGCAGcgcccctcttcttttccttcgcagTGGCACAGATGGTCGTCGCGGCGCTCTTCTACCGTGCCAACAGCGGCTGCTAA
- a CDS encoding 60S ribosomal protein L6, putative (TriTrypDB/GeneDB-style sysID: LpmP.33.0770) encodes MAATKCAAKRKVAKKVSRKSPEYTTLRKSCAPGAIAIILAGRFRGRRAVILKQLPHNGPLVVSGPMKYNGVPIRRIDSRYVIATSTKVDISSVDTSSITPEVFLRPKAEKPTKCEGDFMGDKQKAKAEKAAKKTSKAEKKTVVSDARAQLQKKIDAALVAAIKKDAQGKEKAGYLRSVFTVKPGDAPHRWNW; translated from the coding sequence ATGGCCGCCACCAAGTGCGCCGCGAAGCGGAAGGTCGCGAAGAAAGTGTCGCGCAAGAGCCCCGAGTACACGACCCTGCGCAAGAGTTGTGCCCCTGGCGCCATCGCGATCATCCTTGCCGGCCGCTTTCGCGGTCGCCGCGCCGTGATcctgaagcagctgccgcacaaCGGCCCCCTGGTCGTGTCCGGCCCGATGAAGTATAACGGCGTCCCCATCCGCCGTATCGACTCCCGTTACGTGATCGCCACGAGCACCAAGGTCGATATCTCCAGCGTTGACACGTCGTCCATCACCCCTGAGGTGTTTCTGCGCCCCAAGGCGGAGAAGCCGACCAAGTGCGAAGGAGACTTCATGGGTGACAAGCAAAAGGCtaaggcggagaaggctgCCAAGAAAACCTccaaggcggagaagaagacCGTCGTGTCGGACGCGCGCGCccagctgcagaagaagaTCGACGCCGCTCTCGTCGCGGCCATCAAGAAGGACGCTCAGGGTAAGGAGAAGGCCGGCTACCTGCGCTCTGTCTTCACAGTGAAGCCGGGTGatgcgccgcaccgctggAACTGGTAA
- a CDS encoding hypothetical protein (TriTrypDB/GeneDB-style sysID: LpmP.33.0780): MRARMQALVHRLILLSFLLTYPPPSSPSPTGQLISSANEREGGPLFMNSSSGDEYDPAEVSIHTAAAPSSTSNAVMPSAGLSLRSAAERVSALSALSFAPKTTASVTPSSSLPDPRSAGSDVDGGYRLHSNIKGRVRCLTLNPTGTTLCAGSEDGQLCMWDFTVPLQSHRVLPTRVLTPFVNRISGLQPVIALSCARDGSYFVACQDGDSPVLVRASGEQLGYCAIGERGLMDVVQCKGHRAPVTCVAAHTHDAAAFFTGSQDGTVRLWSSTTFKQLSVYAVKHGSGQLTDTHVVESVTSLDGFHNGLGRVFASGGQDGRVQMWDSRVKYRPGGAIATVDMYAPTVPAGPGKATEDPFLEKHVGGMMELRHKDAGSSCTSGSYGLAVRLGSVVKMIDLRRLSGSDATNASKSVVQEAASGLPHVLDTTALSIGCGGGSSTMMTCTSRAGYRQATGGHVVQYRYVEGDGLDPTLVWRAGRQDEDVLCACADTSRADGCVFAGLSSGDVVVHGAFSSGVAASQPIEAWLQTRPQREGCGRVVGEKAPRADEDDIDLMRSLF, translated from the coding sequence ATGCGCGCTCGAATGCAGGCGCTCGTGCACCGGCTTAtactcctctccttcctcctcacctacccccccccttcctccccctcccccacaggCCAGTTGATTTCATCCGCTAACGAACGGGAAGGGGGCCCATTATTCATGAACAGCAGTAGCGGAGACGAATACGATCCGGCAGAGGTGTCCATACAtacagccgctgcgccgtcctCTACTAGCAATGCCGTGATGCCTTCAGCGGGGTTGTCGTTGAGgtcagcagcagagcgggTGTCTGCCTTATCTGCCTTGTCCTTTGCGCCCAAAACGACGGCTTCAGTgacgccctcttcctccctgccGGACCCGCGCAGTGCTGGCAGCGACGTCGACGGTGGCTATCGCTTGCACAGCAACATCAAGGGCCGCGTTCGCTGCCTCACGCTCAATCCGACTGGTACAACGTTGTgcgccggcagcgaggaTGGGCAGCTGTGCATGTGGGACTTCACTGTCCCGCTTCAGTCGCATCGCGTGCTGCCAACGCGGGTGCTGACGCCATTTGTGAACCGCATCTCAGGATTGCAGCCCGTCATCGCCTTGTCATGCGCGAGGGATGGCAGCTACTTTGTCGCTTGTCAGGATGGGGACAGCCCGGTGCTGGTGCGAGCGTCGGGCGAACAACTGGGGTACTGTGCAATAGGGGAACGTGGCTTGATGGATGTGGTTCAGTGCAAGGGCCATCGTGCCCCCGTCACGTGTGTAGCCGCGCACACTCACGACGCAGCGGCCTTCTTCACGGGCAGCCAAGACGGCACGGTGCGGCtgtggagcagcaccacatTCAAGCAGCTCAGTGTCTACGCGGTGAAACACGGATCTGGGCAGTTGACAGACACCCATGTGGTCGAGAGCGTGACCAGCCTCGACGGCTTCCACAATGGACTGGGGCGCGTCTTTGCCAGCGGAGGGCAGGATGGCCGAGTGCAGATGTGGGACAGCAGGGTCAAGTACCGCCCCGGTGGGGCCATCGCTACAGTGGACATGTACGCCCCCACAGTACCGGCGGGGCCAGGTAAGGCGACGGAGGATCCCTTCCTGGAAAAGCACGTGGGCGGCATGATGGAGCTACGTCACAAGGACGCGGGCTCCTCTTGCACTTCCGGCAGCTATGGGCTTGCCGTACGTCTGGGCAGCGTTGTCAAGATGATCGACCTCCGCCGGCTCTCTGGCAGCGATGCTACCAATGCGTCGAAATCAGTGGTACAAGAGGCGGCTAGCGGGCTGCCCCACGTACTCGACACGACCGCTCTGTCGATAGGGTGCGGTGGTGGGTCTTCGACAATGATGACGTGTACGAGTCGTGCCGGCTACAGACAAGCAACTGGCGGCCACGTAGTGCAGTATCGCTATGTGGAAGGTGACGGGCTCGACCCGACCTTGGTCTGGCGGGCTGGCCGGCAGGACGAGGATGTCCTCTGCGCATGTGCAGATACCAGTCGTGCTGACGGATGCGTTTTCGCTGGCCTCAGCTCGGgcgacgtggtggtgcacggCGCCTTCTCGAGTGGTGTAGCGGCTTCGCAGCCCATTGAAGCGTGGTTACAGACACGCCCGCAGCGAGAGGGATGCGGGCGTGTTGTCGGCGAAAAGGCACCGCGCGCCGATGAGGACGATATCGATCTGATGCGCAGCCTCTTCTAG
- a CDS encoding hypothetical protein (TriTrypDB/GeneDB-style sysID: LpmP.33.0790), with the protein MLPSQYARPPTKGEIAAFMLRHTARLPFVCHADRLHHGGKTNTASYVENHQSDSVRWVAPYLYTGADYALVLAACFPSHCVDLSLLNWSTNPLLSQRQGNLRVFCEAARALGLPDAPLSALHPELLQSSAACIVGHLKVQHWLYSLSLRFMPAPNHDAATLRAVHRHLQSGEPYLKRRRSEHDEDGVCASVRECPPLPAEHLLRCVPALTPIPPFTDAPESAPPSSAAATSTEVKPKEGADMPIALASHSTGDVAEGAKRQRPWLRYSKPWLLPSLHAAETKKAASEAAAAKRAREERERDPRYNAYVAQSRNLHEQYLVSCTAVLEKREQLRLIKALLLQDIIEGKPVDFKDYAARLRACH; encoded by the coding sequence ATGTTACCGAGCCAGTACGCGCGGCCCCCAACCAAGGGGGAGATTGCGGCGTTCATGCTGCGGCACACTGCGCGCCTTCCGTTCGTGTGCCATGCAGACAGGTTGCACCATGGCGGAAAGACCAACACGGCCTCCTATGTAGAGAACCATCAGTCAGACTCGGTGCGGTGGGTAGCGCCGTACCTTTACACAGGTGCCGATTATGCACTCGTTCTGGCCGCCTGTTTCCCAAGCCATTGCGTCGATCTCTCGCTGCTGAACTGGTCAACAAATCCACTGCTTTCCCAACGTCAGGGTAACCTGCGTGTGTTCTGCGAAGCCGCCCGCGCGCTAGGGCTCCCGGACGCACCGCTGTCGGCACTACACCCGGAGCTGTTGCAGAGTAGCGCCGCCTGCATCGTGGGGCATCTAAAGGTGCAGCACTGGCTATATAGTCTCTCACTGCGGTTTATGCCTGCGCCCAATCACGACGCAGCGACACTGCGCGCGGTGCATCGGCATTTGCAGTCGGGAGAGCCCTACCTAAAGCGAAGGCGGAGTGAGCACGACGAGgatggcgtgtgtgcgtcggtGCGCGAGTGCCCACCCCTGCCGGCTGAGCACTTACTGCGGTGTGTGCCGGCCCTCACTCCCATCCCCCCTTTTACCGACGCACCCGAGTCAGCGCCTCcgtcttctgctgccgctacttCTACCGAGGTGAAACCTAAGGAGGGCGCAGACATGCCGATCGCACTAGCCAGTCACTCGACAGGCGACGTAGCTGAGGGAgcaaagaggcagaggccgtgGCTCAGATACAGCAAGCCGTGGCTGttgccgtcgctgcacgcTGCAGAAACCAAGAAAGCGGCGAgtgaggcagctgcggcgaagCGGGCGCGGGAGGAGCGGGAGCGTGACCCCCGGTACAACGCGTACGTAGCGCAATCCAGGAATCTGCACGAGCAATACCTTGTGTCGTGTACAGCCGTGTTAGAGAAGCGGGAGCAGTTGCGTCTCATcaaggcactgctgctgcaggacatTATCGAGGGCAAGCCAGTAGATTTCAAGGACTACGCCGCAAGACTTCGCGCGTGCCACTGA